The Cohnella abietis genome has a segment encoding these proteins:
- a CDS encoding extracellular solute-binding protein, whose product MRRIKFPRSTLRLLLAAIVLFGAFRWISGSDPVIYATTINASDLLSYKDNKVTQPYAKLINSTPDAGKPGKEQPIPINATQYAKASTEASLSKDAEGAALNWSNSQGWVEWTFNVANAGWYELHMDYNPLEGGNSAVVRGVQIDGRFPFLESENLELERLWKDAKYPYDRNEIGMQIRPQQTEITGWKTKALSDFSASSEPLLYRLEQGEHTLRLIGEREPVALRNLVFQPRNPTIPYSDYIAAHPANTSQKSWYSVIEAENFMRKSSLAIQTDHWSEPYISPDPKGRITYNVLGGQRWRMPGEWVEWKLSVPESGLYEIDLKNFQNYRNGFRAYRTLEIDGKAPFREMFHFGMDYHKEFLITTVGDSEGKPYQFYLEKGDHTLRMTADSSELQPVTLALKDTLGQLAEFDRHIRLITGNYSKNAFDANTDSTRTWDMVKFDPDIEAKMQSFIDRLSAIREYINGLNKKNSDLSEAIKVSITILDELRANVNEVPNKINDFSTIQSNIGTWMATLAQQPLLFDYIVVRTPGTTTGLKEPTPLSRVPYSIVDFGRSFYMDYDTKKHNKNEALTIWVQRGRDYVDLLREMVDQDFTPKTGIEVNINLMPNPNVLVLGNAAGDVPDVALGIGEATPADFAMRDAAQDLSSFAGFTEVSKRFIPGVKRALTYNGGTYGLPEIQNFQMLFYRTDIFENLKLKVPDTWEDVFDILPTLQENGMTMNYPKADFMTMFFQNEAEIYSPNGLKANLTSTAGQKAFKQWTEMYRKYNLPIDIPAFFQHFRDGDLPIGVADFSTYVQLLVAAPEITGHWKIAPLPGIKQADGEVARWSSQGTSAAMIMKKSERKDDAWEFLKWWTSGEVQAQYAKDIESFYGIEFRWNTANVEAMRTLSWPNDDLLALREQGRWAKNMPYVPGYYFLTREMDFAWNRTVFDGMPAQESLEKAQLSLQREMNRRQKDFGITSKDDLRIPQIIKPYEWEGSEP is encoded by the coding sequence ATGAGGAGGATCAAATTTCCTCGATCTACCCTTCGTCTCCTGTTGGCAGCAATTGTCTTATTCGGAGCGTTTCGATGGATTTCCGGCTCCGATCCTGTCATTTACGCAACAACGATTAATGCTTCAGATTTGCTTTCGTACAAAGACAATAAGGTTACACAGCCCTACGCCAAGCTCATTAATAGTACTCCCGATGCTGGAAAGCCGGGAAAAGAACAGCCAATCCCAATAAATGCAACACAATACGCAAAGGCGTCAACTGAAGCCTCGCTCTCCAAAGACGCGGAGGGTGCTGCGTTGAACTGGAGCAACTCCCAAGGATGGGTGGAATGGACCTTTAATGTGGCCAATGCCGGATGGTATGAGCTGCATATGGACTATAACCCTCTCGAAGGAGGGAACTCCGCAGTCGTTCGTGGCGTGCAGATTGATGGGCGCTTTCCTTTCCTAGAATCGGAAAACCTTGAGCTTGAGCGCCTATGGAAGGATGCTAAGTATCCGTATGATCGCAATGAAATCGGCATGCAGATTCGACCGCAGCAGACGGAAATTACCGGATGGAAGACAAAGGCTTTATCTGATTTCTCGGCTTCCTCTGAGCCCCTTCTTTACCGGCTGGAGCAGGGTGAGCATACGTTGCGTCTTATCGGAGAGAGAGAGCCGGTTGCTTTAAGGAACCTTGTCTTTCAACCGAGGAATCCAACGATTCCTTACTCGGATTACATTGCAGCTCATCCAGCGAATACCTCGCAGAAAAGCTGGTATTCCGTGATTGAGGCAGAAAATTTCATGCGCAAGTCCAGCTTGGCTATTCAAACGGATCATTGGTCGGAGCCTTACATCTCTCCTGACCCTAAAGGCCGCATTACCTATAACGTGCTCGGAGGTCAGAGATGGCGAATGCCGGGTGAGTGGGTGGAGTGGAAATTGTCCGTTCCGGAAAGCGGCTTGTATGAGATCGATCTGAAAAATTTCCAAAATTATCGCAACGGCTTTCGGGCATATCGGACGCTTGAGATTGATGGGAAAGCTCCTTTTCGGGAGATGTTCCATTTCGGAATGGATTACCATAAGGAATTTCTTATTACGACTGTTGGAGATTCAGAAGGTAAGCCCTATCAGTTTTATTTAGAGAAGGGCGATCACACGCTACGAATGACGGCAGATTCGTCGGAGCTTCAGCCGGTGACCTTAGCCTTAAAGGACACTCTAGGCCAGCTTGCTGAATTCGATAGACACATCAGGCTGATTACAGGGAATTACAGTAAAAACGCCTTTGATGCGAATACGGATTCGACTAGAACATGGGATATGGTCAAATTCGATCCTGACATTGAAGCGAAGATGCAAAGCTTCATTGACCGTTTGTCAGCGATTCGTGAATATATCAATGGATTAAATAAGAAAAATTCAGACCTGTCGGAAGCCATTAAGGTTTCTATCACGATACTTGATGAGCTTAGGGCAAACGTCAATGAGGTCCCGAACAAAATCAACGATTTCTCCACCATTCAGAGCAATATTGGAACGTGGATGGCCACATTGGCACAGCAGCCGCTTCTTTTTGACTACATCGTCGTTCGTACCCCAGGTACGACTACCGGTCTTAAGGAGCCTACGCCCTTGTCTCGGGTACCTTACTCTATCGTCGATTTTGGTCGATCGTTCTACATGGACTATGACACTAAGAAGCATAACAAGAATGAGGCGCTAACAATCTGGGTACAGCGAGGTCGTGATTACGTCGATCTGCTGCGCGAAATGGTTGATCAGGATTTCACGCCAAAGACGGGAATTGAAGTCAACATTAATCTGATGCCGAACCCGAACGTGCTTGTTCTCGGTAACGCGGCTGGTGATGTGCCCGACGTTGCGCTAGGTATTGGAGAGGCAACGCCTGCAGACTTCGCGATGCGGGATGCGGCTCAGGATCTGTCCTCCTTTGCTGGATTCACGGAGGTAAGCAAACGATTCATTCCAGGCGTTAAACGTGCATTGACCTACAACGGTGGTACTTATGGGCTTCCTGAGATACAGAATTTCCAAATGCTCTTTTACCGAACGGATATCTTCGAGAACCTAAAGCTGAAAGTACCAGACACTTGGGAGGACGTCTTCGATATTTTGCCAACGCTGCAAGAGAACGGAATGACGATGAACTATCCGAAGGCCGATTTCATGACGATGTTCTTCCAGAATGAAGCCGAGATTTATTCGCCTAACGGCTTAAAAGCTAACCTGACAAGCACAGCCGGACAGAAAGCTTTCAAGCAATGGACAGAGATGTACCGTAAATACAATCTTCCTATTGATATCCCGGCATTCTTCCAGCATTTCCGCGATGGGGATTTACCCATTGGAGTTGCCGATTTCAGCACATATGTACAGCTCCTCGTCGCAGCTCCTGAAATAACCGGTCATTGGAAAATTGCTCCGCTTCCAGGTATTAAGCAGGCAGATGGAGAGGTAGCAAGGTGGTCGTCGCAAGGGACATCCGCGGCAATGATTATGAAGAAAAGCGAACGTAAGGACGATGCATGGGAATTCCTGAAATGGTGGACCTCAGGTGAGGTGCAAGCCCAGTACGCTAAGGACATTGAATCATTCTATGGGATTGAATTCAGGTGGAACACGGCAAATGTTGAAGCGATGCGAACCTTATCCTGGCCGAACGATGATTTACTGGCGCTCAGGGAGCAAGGAAGATGGGCCAAAAACATGCCTTACGTTCCCGGTTACTACTTCCTCACAAGGGAAATGGATTTTGCTTGGAACCGTACCGTATTTGACGGAATGCCTGCTCAGGAGTCGTTGGAAAAGGCTCAGCTATCTCTGCAGAGGGAAATGAACCGAAGGCAGAAGGATTTCGGAATTACGAGCAAGGACGATCTGCGAATTCCCCAAATTATTAAGCCTTACGAATGGGAGGGATCTGAGCCATGA